In the Tetrapisispora phaffii CBS 4417 chromosome 10, complete genome genome, AAAGTTTTTCTTTGATCTTTTCCGATTTCTTCTAACAGATTGCACTGCTGCTGTTACTAATTTCTCAAATTCTGGAGAATAACTTACAGGATAATTGAATTCAGTTCTTAATATAGTCGCGATTTGCCTAATGTTATCATCTTGTTCACTtgcttttttatttgaaagaCCAAATTTATCGATTAATTCTAGTCTTCTGCTTGAAAACTGTTTCCACTTTCTATCATCcttaaaatttaattgttctCTGATTTTTGAAGTTGTACCATTCCCAGAAGcagaattttttgatattctGAACTGTGAGGTATTGGTTGTTGTCTTTTCAGACATATTTTCTATggttatttattatattagtGTTGATttcaacaataaaaaaacacacTAGAATTTAGTTGAATCaaaagttatttttttttcttttatcttATATGCGACTGATCTGATTTGTAAGCTTTAAGCAAATAGTTCGATATTACGCTTTTTGACTTTgcaaattatattataattcttttttagTGGAGATTCACACTGTATTActaatgaagaaaaactGAATAAGAAGctttttaatgaaattagaTAACAAATCTTGTTTTAACTTGctgtatttatatattatctgTTGATTAATATCCAAACTTGTTCGAAGATTAAGCAAAATGTGATTTAATAGGTAAcagatataaaaaaaatgcaaAATATTCTCCCACAAGGTCACACAGGATACAGTTTTTGCTGGgaatcaataatatttaattctaaTACAAAAGGTTTTTTTGAACGAGTAATAAAATGAAGTAAGTATGcatgtttatatttatagatttatttatataagaAACTAGTTTCGAAGTGAATGTTGTTCAAGAAAACTTTTTCAAACAACATTTCCTTCTAGCAAGAGGTACAATGGCTATAGTAAGTGGAGATAAATATGCACACGAATCGATTTATGGGAGacattgaatatatttcgAATTCGAAAACATATGAAATCTTCACCTTGAacttattaataatagaaataCAAGTCAGCGTAAGACTAAGTTCGagctgaagaagaaaaaaagaaacgtATTGGAGATTCAGTGTTCCTCAGGATAATTACTGTTAGGTTCTTCCGAAcagtaataaataatatagaCGATTGGACGACGATGAATATAATTCGACATGTATTCTTTGTTTTTAGTGTTACTTTAGTTAGATACGTTCTTCtcaaatgatttattgtaaatatatactcATCGTCAGATTGATTAATTGATCAgtatattcttttaatcAAGCTTGGAATGAAATTGGtacttttttaatttcgTTCTTACGGTTGCATACTGTAAAAATGCGATTAATTGACATATCAGATGAGATGAGTTGGAAAAAAATGTTAAGGACAACATCGTGTTCAATGGTCTATATAGTGAATATACATGTTCTGTACGACTGCATCTTGCATGCGTTGGCAATTAGTAAATTATGTTcttgttgttgctgttaGTGTTATTGTCgattttgttttttagCCTGTAATTGGCCTAGGTGAGCTTAGGTTAGTCCTGAGCACACTTTTCTAGAAGAATACATATACCGGGAGGGGAAAAACATCAAGTGCGTTAGTGAAACGAGGTTTTGTGTGTGTTTAGTTTTTGAAACAAAAGATGATTCCTCAATTTAGGTAAACAGAACagaaacaagaaaaaaaagtGACTAGGAAAGCTTTGAGAATTATGCATTTCGTTGAGAAGATATTGTTGATATATCTTTTTACTACACTAGAAAGAGAGAAGCAGAGTGGGAAATCCACTATTCTTCTCTGCTATGTATTGTGTGCACATACAGTAACTGTGCATTTACGAAACGTTAATAAATATCGGAAATATAACATTACCAAATACGTTACTATTTTAAGCAAGGGAAGATGAAATGGGTTtgtcttttttttaattgaacaATGAATTATCTGTAATGGATTGAAATGTTAAACTTTCCAAAAATCTTATTAAACCAGCTAAAAATTTCATATGCTGCGAGAAACGATAGTACAAAGAGTTGTAACCGGATCCATTTCTTAcgtgtatatatatactcaTGGCGCTTGTGTGTTGTTCTTTttaatcatcatcatcaacaTAATTTTAGTAAGAGGGTTTTGAGATGACTTAAGAAGTGTACGATTACTTGTATGGAAAATGTGTCTtcagaaataaaaatacaatccaatttcgaaattgttaaaataaACTGAAGCTTGCCTTGAGGATACTCAGTGAAATGATTTTGATGGCTAAGTTAGGTATATAATAACGAAATCATGCAGTCTCTTATGTATCTATGATGAAACTGTGTCCCTCTAATATTTACTCTTAGGCTTTTATGTTTGTTGACTTAGATGACAACAACACAGTGGGCGAGTGCAGCGTTAATCAGttataagaaaaaaagacaACATATGTACGCGAGTTGTAGTAGTAAACTTTCGCGAGAACATGTTACTCACTCACTGTCtttcatattatttaatattcgAGTATGTGGTAAAAAGCAATTTAAAACCAACGGAGTTTGTTAAGTTTCGTATTTCCTTTTCTTCGTGTTTACTGGAAAACCCTACATTCTTCcagtttctttttcttctctcCCGTCTccaaacaataaaaatataatctCCAATTCCACGGAAACGCCTGAACGAGAAGAACCAGTAATTTTAATtagtttaataaaattaataaattcaaattacaAGGAAACTCATTTGGCAACCCACTCTCAGAAACTGCCACAGGGTAAGGgcaatataatttatagaTCTGTAAATCGCACCTACAAATAACAAATGGTAAATGGCGTTTTTACCTTTTCCgttttttccatttttaacaaaacGTATACGTCTCTAATACCGTTTCCAACAATTGAACTATTTCTTGCTTACAAATACTAAAAGTTACTAAGAAAAAACACACATCCTTTCACACTACTACCATTACGTTTTTCACACATAGAGAACAGTTGTgttttttggtttttctACTATGGGATGTCGATGGAGAACAGTAGTCCGAAACTCAGAATgcaattaaatgaaaaaaaaataacaacatGTTTCGTAGCGAAGCGGTGAAGCGGTGACCATTCGCCGCCGTCTGTGCTATGTGTTTTAAGAATTTAGTAAACTTCATCTTCGAGGTTGTATTGAATTCATTCCGTTCTGTATGAACATCTGGCGCGTACATTTGGTATGGTATAATGGGATCTACGGGTTTAGTACTACGGATTTGATCTTTTCGATTCaacaaataatgattcaacAACTAATCGCTCCTCCGTAAACGATTCGCTTGGACTCCATTCAGCAGATTATGTATGTCTCAACagtcatcatcatcatatgttttctttttggGAACAAACCATTTGtaacattaataaaataggtaaaaacaatttattaattttagaataaaaaataaagaaataaaacaaaaattatttagaaACATTATAGAGCTTTGATATAATGTGTAGAAAATTATGTACATAAGCATCGCAGACagattatatatttctaaGTCTTTTTTGAATTGCTCTTCAGTGACACCTTTGCCCATTGACGCTGTTGCGGTAATACCGCCTTGTGccaatttcaataatcCATCGATGTACTCTGCACCAGACCATTTTTGGTGTTTTAAAACATCCACTCCCAAATCCATTTCTCTTTGTTGAACAGCGTTAGCATAAGCTTTCATACCTGTCTCATGGAATGCTTTGGTGAATTCAAAAGTTGTTAGAGCCGAGGTATGTAAACCGGCCAAAGTGATGAACTGCCAACAGTAACCTTGTTTACCTAGTCTATCAATGAATGTTTCTTGTTCATCAGTTGACATTGCCTTTTGCCAGTTAAAGGATGGAGATAAATTATAAGCCATCATTTGATCAGGAAATTCTGCCCTGACACCTTCTGAAAATTCAACTGCTTGTTGATAATCTGGATAGTTTGATTCCATCCATACTAAGTCTGCATATGGAGCAAAAGCTCTAGCCCTCATTACTGCACATTGAGTACCTCCTCTGTAACGGTAAAGTCCTTCTCTTACTCTTGGAATATCCCAATTGAAGTATATATCATAACCTAATAATTGTTTGGCTAATTGTTTGGCTGCTTTATTTGAATGGCCAGTCAATGGACCAATTTCTGAGTTAAACTTCTCAATTAGCTCGCTTTTATTTGAGATTGTATCATTTCTATTAACTTCGTCTGCAAAAGCTTCATGGAATAGCTTCAAATCAGCTTTTTCAATCCATTTTTTTTCCACTTGTGCTAACTCttcatttgaataattACCAGAAGAAATTGCTTCATCCATGTAATCTACATAAGATTGTTCATCAACTTCTGGGTTAGTTGCCCCGACAACAAAATAATGGTCTCTTTTGTCAATTGTTGAAGTAATTAGAGTGGCTGCTTCAGAATCAGTTCTTGCCACTAAAACTAGATCAGAGTTCATGATATCTGAACACATTCTGATAGTGGTCAATCTTGAGATATGTTCTTGAACAGGAATCACACATCTCCCTGCCATATGCCCACactttttatttgttgaaGTTTGATCTTCAATATGAATACCTGCGGCACCTCTTTCAATAAAcatttttgttaatttgAAAACAGCAGTCAAACCACCATGACCTGCATCTGCATCTGCGACGATTGGCGTTAGATAATCAATTGGCTGTCCcatttcttctaattctttctCTGATTGAGCATTTGCTCTTGCTTCGAACTGTTTCCTATCATGAAATAATTGAGCTTTAAATAAATGTTCTACTTTATTTGGTACTGTATCCATTGGATAATCGGCTAAATCAGGACCAGGTTCGTTTGATGTGGAAGCCGTTGAAGAACATTGCCAACCTGAAACATAAATAGTATCTAAATATTTCGACATTTGAGAAATTTGAACAGGATCTAGAGCTCCA is a window encoding:
- the ICL1 gene encoding isocitrate lyase 1 (similar to Saccharomyces cerevisiae ICL1 (YER065C); ancestral locus Anc_7.247), yielding MPVSQETLIAQSTSRLSEFDQIQSQLAKEVKDIEKWWSSDRWNNVKRIYTAIDIAKRRGSFPKTNYQSSIMSKKLFGILKNHHKNGTVSKTFGALDPVQISQMSKYLDTIYVSGWQCSSTASTSNEPGPDLADYPMDTVPNKVEHLFKAQLFHDRKQFEARANAQSEKELEEMGQPIDYLTPIVADADAGHGGLTAVFKLTKMFIERGAAGIHIEDQTSTNKKCGHMAGRCVIPVQEHISRLTTIRMCSDIMNSDLVLVARTDSEAATLITSTIDKRDHYFVVGATNPEVDEQSYVDYMDEAISSGNYSNEELAQVEKKWIEKADLKLFHEAFADEVNRNDTISNKSELIEKFNSEIGPLTGHSNKAAKQLAKQLLGYDIYFNWDIPRVREGLYRYRGGTQCAVMRARAFAPYADLVWMESNYPDYQQAVEFSEGVRAEFPDQMMAYNLSPSFNWQKAMSTDEQETFIDRLGKQGYCWQFITLAGLHTSALTTFEFTKAFHETGMKAYANAVQQREMDLGVDVLKHQKWSGAEYIDGLLKLAQGGITATASMGKGVTEEQFKKDLEIYNLSAMLMYIIFYTLYQSSIMFLNNFCFISLFFILKLINCFYLFY